One genomic window of Paenisporosarcina antarctica includes the following:
- the hypB gene encoding hydrogenase nickel incorporation protein HypB yields MKVNLREDVLKDHNVVAKLNREIFKKNNTLVINLMSSPGAGKTTLLEETVKYLVNKFTIAVIEGDLATDRDAQRLRLLGIKTVQINTVGGCHLDARMIAKIIPEFDLNQIDILFIENIGNLVCPSGYDLGQDYKVVVLSVPEGNDKIPKYPVMFRRTDITIINKIDLLPYVSFSIEEAKKDLAAINPQAQLLELSAQTGEGIEDWIKWINDAYLQCVKP; encoded by the coding sequence ATGAAAGTTAATCTTCGGGAAGATGTATTAAAAGATCACAATGTAGTAGCAAAGTTAAATAGAGAAATCTTCAAAAAAAATAACACGCTTGTCATTAACTTAATGAGTTCTCCCGGTGCTGGTAAAACGACATTACTCGAAGAAACAGTAAAATATTTAGTAAATAAATTTACAATTGCTGTCATTGAGGGAGATTTAGCGACAGACCGGGATGCACAACGATTACGTTTGCTTGGAATAAAAACGGTTCAAATAAACACGGTTGGAGGCTGTCATCTTGACGCAAGGATGATTGCTAAAATAATACCAGAATTTGACCTAAATCAAATTGACATCCTATTTATAGAGAATATCGGGAATCTCGTATGTCCATCCGGTTATGATTTAGGACAAGACTACAAAGTGGTTGTCTTAAGTGTACCGGAAGGCAATGATAAAATCCCTAAATATCCAGTGATGTTTAGACGTACAGATATAACCATCATTAATAAAATTGACCTCCTTCCATATGTTTCTTTCAGCATAGAAGAAGCGAAAAAAGATTTAGCAGCAATCAACCCTCAAGCTCAGTTACTAGAACTTTCCGCACAGACTGGTGAAGGGATTGAAGACTGGATAAAATGGATAAATGATGCGTACCTACAATGCGTAAAGCCTTAA
- a CDS encoding DsrE/DsrF/DrsH-like family protein, giving the protein MTRVAIIASNGGLFDAYKVFNIATAAAATDQEVAIFFTFEGLNLIHTEAYQQLEMPEGKEHFAEGFAKANVPAIPELVAMAQEMGVKFIGCQMTMDVMGLEKEAFVDGIEVGGAVTFLEFAKDADVTLTF; this is encoded by the coding sequence ATGACTAGAGTAGCAATTATTGCAAGTAATGGTGGATTGTTTGACGCATACAAGGTGTTTAATATCGCAACAGCAGCAGCTGCAACAGATCAAGAAGTAGCTATCTTCTTCACATTTGAAGGGCTAAACTTAATTCATACAGAAGCATATCAACAACTTGAAATGCCTGAGGGTAAAGAACATTTTGCAGAAGGTTTTGCGAAAGCTAATGTTCCAGCCATTCCAGAATTGGTTGCAATGGCACAAGAAATGGGTGTTAAATTCATTGGTTGCCAAATGACAATGGATGTAATGGGTCTAGAAAAAGAAGCATTTGTTGATGGAATTGAAGTAGGCGGAGCTGTAACATTTTTAGAGTTTGCTAAAGATGCAGACGTAACGTTGACATTCTAA
- a CDS encoding DsrE/DsrF/DrsH-like family protein: protein MANKKFIYFVSLSSNATYVLKQSIEMVKQHNEVVLFFDLDGARVLDQRYLKKLDRTHGTDLALLLKLALESGIKLYGCQMNVLIADGLELVDGAELAGVVTFLELAYTADAVLSY from the coding sequence ATGGCAAACAAGAAATTCATTTATTTTGTGTCGTTAAGTTCAAATGCAACCTATGTATTAAAGCAATCTATTGAAATGGTCAAGCAACATAATGAAGTGGTCCTTTTTTTTGACCTTGATGGTGCTAGGGTTTTAGATCAACGTTATTTAAAGAAATTGGATCGAACCCATGGCACCGATTTGGCTTTATTATTGAAACTTGCTTTAGAATCAGGAATCAAATTGTATGGATGTCAGATGAATGTCTTAATTGCAGATGGTTTAGAACTTGTTGATGGAGCTGAACTTGCTGGAGTTGTGACCTTTTTGGAATTAGCCTATACGGCTGATGCCGTACTAAGCTATTGA
- a CDS encoding hydrogenase maturation nickel metallochaperone HypA/HybF → MHEMSLMWEIINLVSDDARLKGFNKVSKIDVIVGDLSNVLPDALELAFLYFRTDQISFIDVRTELHIIRELAIAKCKSCQLEFEPDYRVALCPMCGHPNCLLIAGETFRVESYEGSDEHES, encoded by the coding sequence ATGCATGAGATGTCGCTTATGTGGGAGATTATTAATCTCGTCTCTGATGATGCTAGATTAAAGGGTTTTAATAAAGTGAGTAAAATAGATGTGATTGTTGGAGATTTATCCAATGTATTACCTGATGCTCTAGAGTTAGCTTTTCTATATTTTAGAACTGATCAAATAAGCTTTATTGATGTAAGAACGGAATTACATATTATACGTGAGTTGGCCATAGCAAAATGTAAATCTTGTCAGCTGGAGTTTGAACCTGACTACAGGGTAGCACTTTGTCCAATGTGTGGACACCCGAACTGTCTACTTATTGCTGGTGAAACATTTAGAGTTGAATCATACGAAGGAAGTGATGAACATGAAAGTTAA
- a CDS encoding MBL fold metallo-hydrolase, with product MTVNILTSHDVTKKVFNKEELFILDVRNESDFQDWKIEGENFEFLNIPYFDLLDGVEGIMNDIPTDKEILVVCAKVGSSMMIAEMLSDAGLTVSYLEGGMKAWSEHLEPVKVGNLEDGGEIYQFVRIGKGCLSYMVVSNGEAALIDSTRMTDVYLEFAESIGAKITHVFDTHLHADHISGGRVIAEKTNATYWLPPKDATEVVFDYQALENGNDVTIGDTTINIHALYSPGHTIGSTSFVVDDKFLLSGDILFIDSIGRPDLAGMAEDWVVDLRESLYTRFKELSMDLIVLPAHFMIIDELNEDGSVSKKLGTLFEKNHGLNIKDENEFRKLVTENLPPQPNAYQEIRQTNMGIISPDDEKQREMEIGPNRCAVR from the coding sequence ATGACTGTAAATATACTAACTTCACATGATGTAACGAAAAAAGTATTTAATAAAGAAGAATTATTTATTTTAGATGTTCGCAATGAAAGTGATTTTCAAGATTGGAAAATTGAAGGGGAAAACTTTGAATTTCTAAATATACCGTACTTTGATTTACTTGATGGTGTTGAGGGAATAATGAATGATATTCCTACTGACAAAGAAATCTTGGTTGTATGTGCAAAAGTCGGATCTTCTATGATGATTGCAGAGATGCTATCTGACGCAGGACTAACGGTATCCTACTTAGAAGGTGGAATGAAAGCTTGGAGTGAACATTTAGAACCAGTTAAAGTTGGGAATCTTGAAGATGGTGGAGAAATTTATCAGTTCGTACGTATTGGTAAAGGTTGCTTATCTTATATGGTAGTCTCAAATGGTGAGGCGGCACTTATTGACTCTACAAGAATGACTGACGTCTATCTTGAATTTGCCGAAAGCATTGGGGCAAAAATCACACATGTATTTGATACACATCTTCATGCTGATCACATTTCTGGTGGACGCGTGATTGCTGAAAAAACAAATGCAACATACTGGTTGCCTCCAAAAGATGCAACAGAAGTAGTATTTGACTATCAAGCATTAGAAAATGGGAACGATGTAACAATAGGAGATACAACGATTAATATTCATGCTTTGTATTCACCAGGTCATACTATTGGATCAACCTCGTTTGTAGTCGATGATAAATTCTTGCTTTCAGGAGATATCTTATTTATTGATTCAATTGGAAGACCAGATTTAGCTGGAATGGCTGAAGATTGGGTAGTAGATCTTAGAGAAAGTCTTTATACACGATTCAAAGAATTATCTATGGATTTAATCGTTCTTCCAGCGCATTTCATGATCATTGATGAATTAAATGAAGATGGTAGTGTATCTAAAAAATTGGGAACATTATTTGAAAAAAATCATGGCTTAAATATTAAAGATGAAAATGAATTTAGAAAACTAGTGACAGAAAATTTACCACCACAACCAAATGCTTATCAAGAAATTCGTCAAACAAATATGGGAATTATTAGCCCTGATGATGAGAAACAACGTGAAATGGAAATTGGACCAAATCGCTGTGCAGTTCGATAA
- a CDS encoding sulfite exporter TauE/SafE family protein, which yields MDLGFIITIFLIGFIGSYISGMLGIGGSIIKYPMLLYIPPMLGLAAFSAHEVAGISAIQVFFATIGGVWVYRKGGYLNKDLIIYMGTSILIGSFIGSYGSKFMSEDGINFTYGILAAIAAIMMFIPKKGLDDTPLDQVKFNKWLAATLAGVVGIGAGIVGAAGAFILVPIMLVVLKIPTRMTIASSLAITFISSIGATIGKITTGQVDYYPAFIMVVASLIAAPLGAMAGKKMNTKVLQVTLALLILGTAIKIWIDIL from the coding sequence ATGGATTTAGGATTTATCATTACCATTTTCTTAATTGGATTTATTGGGTCCTATATATCGGGAATGCTCGGAATTGGTGGGTCAATAATAAAATACCCAATGCTTTTATACATTCCTCCAATGCTTGGTTTAGCGGCATTTAGTGCCCATGAAGTTGCTGGGATAAGTGCTATTCAAGTGTTTTTTGCGACAATTGGCGGTGTTTGGGTATACCGTAAAGGCGGCTATTTAAATAAAGATCTAATTATTTACATGGGAACAAGTATTTTAATTGGTAGCTTTATTGGTAGCTACGGATCAAAATTTATGAGCGAAGATGGCATTAATTTCACCTATGGTATTTTAGCTGCAATCGCTGCAATTATGATGTTTATACCGAAAAAGGGACTTGACGATACTCCTCTAGATCAAGTGAAATTCAATAAATGGCTTGCAGCTACACTTGCTGGGGTTGTAGGTATCGGAGCTGGGATTGTAGGTGCAGCAGGTGCATTTATATTAGTACCTATTATGCTTGTTGTATTAAAAATTCCAACACGTATGACGATTGCTTCTTCATTAGCCATAACATTTATTTCATCTATTGGTGCTACTATTGGGAAGATTACTACAGGACAAGTGGATTATTATCCGGCATTTATCATGGTAGTTGCTAGTTTAATCGCTGCACCTTTAGGAGCAATGGCAGGGAAAAAAATGAATACAAAAGTGTTACAAGTCACTTTGGCATTACTAATCCTTGGAACAGCTATAAAGATATGGATAGACATTTTATAA
- the hypF gene encoding carbamoyltransferase HypF, which translates to MRKALKIIVTGRIQGVGFRPFVYSLSIKYDLTGTVQNNVGCVIIIVEGNEKKVSDMVNELELSPPPLSKINEIRINQIPLNGYLEFSIISSEISSDAVPWMSPDAAICKHCLEELMDPHNRRFQYPFINCTQCGPRYTIIDSLPYDRPNTTMREFEMCHLCRKEYENPLNRRHHAQPICCPVCGPTVTLHNERGESLTEQQRAVNHTVDLLKQGKIIGIKGIGGYHLACDAYQERVIDQLRLTKKRPQRPLAIMAKSVDVARKFCNISTKEVEMLTSPEMPIVVLKKKRDGLLPQNLSPGLSTLGIMLPYTPLHHLLFENSGLECMVMTSANSSGLPIHYKDESLPNIQEMCDFLLTHNRNIHFPIDDSVVQCNGENTLYLRRARGFVPDPLETNAKVDQLIALGGNQKNTFAVGKKNYIVMSPHIGDLENEEMIHSFEEQLHHFKEWLGVEEPYIAVDKHPFYASNSIAEKLKSKVIPIQHHHAHHVSCMEDNGLEEPCLGIILDGTGYGEDGHIWGFEFLYGNGHSFERLAHLQYTPLPGGEKAVKEPWRNAVGMLLYYWPIQGKEWSTKLFPEKLNEIHIIESMINNHINTPMAGTCGRLFDAISAILGVCLTSTYEGEAAIKLSDALDEPQIESDESYSFHLETNSKNQTQLDLSPMIYQIIQDKLNNHPNTKIIQTFHRTIVSCCVQTVQKLVENRPELNKSVVLSGGSFQNIYLVREIKRRLQIEGFNVYTHKNVPCHDGGLSIGQIIIASHAVNKVPMDI; encoded by the coding sequence ATGCGTAAAGCCTTAAAAATAATTGTGACGGGACGAATACAAGGGGTTGGTTTTCGTCCTTTTGTCTATTCACTTTCAATAAAGTATGACCTTACAGGGACAGTTCAAAATAACGTTGGCTGTGTAATTATCATTGTAGAAGGAAACGAAAAAAAGGTAAGTGACATGGTAAACGAATTAGAGTTGTCCCCACCACCATTATCAAAAATTAATGAAATACGCATTAATCAAATTCCTCTGAACGGCTATCTAGAGTTTTCTATTATCTCTAGTGAAATAAGTAGTGATGCTGTTCCTTGGATGTCTCCGGATGCTGCTATCTGTAAACACTGTCTAGAAGAATTGATGGACCCGCACAATCGACGTTTTCAATATCCATTCATAAATTGTACTCAATGCGGACCACGCTATACCATTATCGATAGCCTTCCCTATGACCGACCCAATACAACGATGAGAGAATTTGAAATGTGTCATCTTTGCCGAAAAGAATATGAAAATCCATTGAATCGGCGACACCACGCTCAACCAATTTGTTGTCCAGTGTGTGGACCTACCGTTACTCTTCATAATGAAAGAGGAGAATCCTTAACTGAACAACAACGAGCAGTTAATCACACAGTTGATCTATTAAAACAAGGAAAGATTATAGGTATTAAAGGAATAGGTGGCTACCATTTAGCTTGTGATGCTTATCAAGAGCGTGTTATTGACCAATTAAGACTTACAAAAAAACGACCGCAGCGACCATTGGCTATAATGGCAAAGTCCGTGGATGTTGCAAGAAAGTTTTGTAATATATCTACCAAGGAAGTGGAAATGCTTACTAGCCCAGAAATGCCTATTGTTGTGTTAAAGAAAAAAAGGGATGGTTTATTACCACAAAATTTATCACCAGGTTTATCTACTCTTGGAATTATGTTGCCTTACACACCTTTACATCATTTGTTGTTTGAGAATAGTGGGTTGGAATGCATGGTGATGACTAGTGCTAATTCTTCTGGTCTTCCTATTCACTATAAAGATGAATCTTTACCTAACATACAAGAAATGTGTGACTTTCTTTTAACACATAACCGCAATATACATTTTCCAATAGATGATTCTGTTGTTCAATGCAATGGAGAAAATACGTTATATCTTCGGCGTGCTAGAGGATTCGTTCCTGACCCTTTGGAAACAAATGCAAAAGTGGATCAACTAATTGCCTTAGGTGGAAATCAAAAAAATACGTTTGCAGTTGGAAAGAAAAATTATATAGTGATGAGTCCTCATATTGGTGATTTAGAAAACGAAGAAATGATTCACTCCTTTGAAGAGCAACTGCATCATTTTAAAGAATGGCTTGGAGTTGAAGAACCGTATATAGCAGTTGATAAACACCCTTTTTATGCATCTAACTCAATTGCTGAAAAACTGAAAAGTAAAGTGATTCCCATTCAACATCACCATGCTCATCATGTGTCTTGTATGGAAGATAACGGACTAGAGGAGCCTTGTTTAGGCATTATATTAGACGGAACAGGATACGGGGAAGACGGACACATTTGGGGATTTGAATTTTTATATGGAAATGGACATTCATTTGAACGTCTTGCGCATTTACAATATACCCCTCTTCCAGGAGGAGAGAAAGCAGTTAAAGAACCGTGGAGAAATGCAGTTGGAATGTTACTTTATTACTGGCCAATACAAGGAAAAGAATGGTCTACAAAACTATTTCCTGAGAAATTAAATGAGATTCACATAATTGAAAGCATGATTAACAATCACATAAATACGCCCATGGCAGGTACTTGTGGCCGCTTGTTTGATGCGATCAGTGCCATTCTTGGGGTTTGTTTAACGTCTACTTATGAAGGAGAAGCTGCAATCAAATTATCGGATGCTTTAGATGAACCCCAAATTGAATCGGATGAGAGTTATTCATTTCATTTAGAAACAAACAGTAAAAACCAAACTCAGCTCGACCTGTCTCCAATGATTTATCAAATCATTCAAGACAAATTAAACAACCATCCCAATACAAAAATCATTCAAACCTTTCATCGAACTATCGTTTCTTGTTGTGTTCAAACGGTTCAAAAACTAGTTGAAAATAGACCTGAATTGAATAAATCGGTAGTACTTTCTGGAGGATCATTTCAAAATATCTACTTAGTTAGGGAGATTAAAAGACGACTTCAAATTGAAGGCTTTAACGTCTACACACATAAAAACGTACCTTGCCATGATGGTGGCTTATCGATAGGACAAATAATAATTGCATCTCATGCTGTTAATAAAGTGCCAATGGATATTTAA